The genomic segment GGGCTGCAGCCGTCGGTGATCACCGGCGGCGCCCTGGTCGAGCTGGAGGAGCGCGGCGTCCCCGGCAACGCCTGGGCGGATCCGCGGGGCGATCTGCTGGTCGTCGAGGCCGACGAGAGCGACGGCAGCCTGGTGCGCTACGCCCCCTGGTGCGGCGTGGTGCTCAACCTGCAGCGCGACCACAAGGAGACCGCCGAGGTGGCGGCGATGTTCCGCACCTTCCGCGGCCGGACGGCGGGCCCGCTGATCTGCGGCGAGGAGGCCAACCTCGACGAGCTGCGCCCCGACGCGCGCTTCGGCTTCGGCCCGCGCGCCGACGTCAGGGCGGAGGCGGTCGAGCTGCGGCCCGACGGCTCGCGCTTCCGCGTCGGCGGCACGCCGTTCGAGCTGCCGACGCCCGGCCGCCACGACGTGCTCAACGCGCTGGCGGCGACCGCCGCAGCGACAGCGGCCGGCGCCTCCCTCCCCGAGGTCGCCGCTGCCTTGCAGGACTTCCGGGGCGTGGCCCGCCGCTTCCGGGTCCTCGGCGCCGCGCGCGGCGTGACGGTCGTCGACGACTTCGCCCACAACCCCGACAAGCTGCGCGCGGCGCTGTCCGCGGGCCGCCTGCGCGGCGGCCGCATCCTCGCCGTCTTCCAGCCCCACGGCTTCGGGCCCACGCGCTTCCTGCGCGACGACCTGGTCGCCGCCTTCGCCGACGCGCTCGCGCCGGCCGACGTGCTCTGGCTGCCGGAGATCTTCTTCGCCGGCGGCACGGTGACCCGCGACATCTCGTCCGCGGACCTCGCCCGCGGGGTCTCGGCCGCCGGCCGCGACGCGCGGTTCGTCGCCGACCGCACCGACCTGCCGGCGCTGATCGCCGCCGAGGCCCGCGCGGGCGACCTGGTGCTGGTGATGGGCGCGCGCGACCCCTCGCTCACCGGTCTGGCGCGCGACGTTCTGGCCGCGGTGGCCGCCGCGCCCGGCGGGCCGCGATGAGCGGCTTCGTCCTGGTCGACGACGGCCGGGGCCGTCGCCGCGGCCTCTTCCCCCATCTCGCCGCGCCCGGCCTGGTGCACGCCGTGACCACGCGCGACGGTCCCGACCTCGGCGACGAGCCCTCCCACGACCCCGCGCACGCCGTGCCGGTCGGCGCGCTGGCCAGCGAACTGGGACTCGACGGCATCGCCTGGGCGTTCCAGGTCCACGGCGACACCGTGCTGCGCGCCGAGGTCCCCGGTTATGCCGGCCCCGGCGACGCCCTGTGGACCGACCGGCCCGGCCTCGGCGTCATGGCGCGCAGCGCCGACTGCCCGCTGGTGCTGGTGGCCGGGGAGCGGCGCGACGGCTCGGCGATCCTGGGCGTGGCCCACGCGTCCTGGCGCTCGACGGTGCAGCGCATCACCGCGCGGCTGGTCGCCGAACTCGCGTGCGCCGGCGCCGATCCGTCGCGCCTGCGCGCCGGGATCGCGCCCTCGGCCGGCCCCTGCTGCTACGAGGTGGGCGAGGAGGTGCGCGACCGCGCCCTGAAGGAACTCGGTCCCGGCGCCGCCACCTGCTTCCGCGAGCTCGAGGACAGCCTCCACTTCGACCTCTGGGCCGCCAACCGCGC from the bacterium genome contains:
- a CDS encoding polyphenol oxidase family protein, producing the protein MSGFVLVDDGRGRRRGLFPHLAAPGLVHAVTTRDGPDLGDEPSHDPAHAVPVGALASELGLDGIAWAFQVHGDTVLRAEVPGYAGPGDALWTDRPGLGVMARSADCPLVLVAGERRDGSAILGVAHASWRSTVQRITARLVAELACAGADPSRLRAGIAPSAGPCCYEVGEEVRDRALKELGPGAATCFRELEDSLHFDLWAANRAQLREAGLRDEAIVTAGLCSLCRNDLFFSYRREGAAAGRYAAVIGTVRSGRVAG
- a CDS encoding Mur ligase domain-containing protein gives rise to the protein MSSSERPAAYHFVGIGGSGMSALAFYHAALGGRVSGSDRSFDRGDNIDLRAALSAAGIAILPQDGSGAAAGCDEVIVSTAVETDNPDVRAARERGVPLLHRSELLARFVAERRTIAVTGTSGKSTVVAMTFAALRGAGLQPSVITGGALVELEERGVPGNAWADPRGDLLVVEADESDGSLVRYAPWCGVVLNLQRDHKETAEVAAMFRTFRGRTAGPLICGEEANLDELRPDARFGFGPRADVRAEAVELRPDGSRFRVGGTPFELPTPGRHDVLNALAATAAATAAGASLPEVAAALQDFRGVARRFRVLGAARGVTVVDDFAHNPDKLRAALSAGRLRGGRILAVFQPHGFGPTRFLRDDLVAAFADALAPADVLWLPEIFFAGGTVTRDISSADLARGVSAAGRDARFVADRTDLPALIAAEARAGDLVLVMGARDPSLTGLARDVLAAVAAAPGGPR